Proteins from one Zavarzinia compransoris genomic window:
- a CDS encoding BolA family protein: MAMEAAKIQSLIEAAFPDATVEIEDLRGDGDHYAARVVSAAFKGKSRVQQHQMVYKALRGAMGGELHALALTTGAPAE, encoded by the coding sequence ATGGCCATGGAAGCCGCGAAAATTCAGAGCCTGATCGAAGCCGCCTTCCCCGATGCGACGGTCGAGATCGAGGATCTGCGCGGCGACGGCGACCATTACGCCGCCCGCGTGGTGTCCGCCGCCTTCAAGGGCAAGAGCCGGGTGCAGCAGCACCAGATGGTCTACAAGGCGCTGCGCGGCGCCATGGGCGGCGAATTGCACGCGCTTGCCCTGACCACGGGCGCGCCGGCGGAATAA
- a CDS encoding transglutaminase-like domain-containing protein, which yields MKIRLGYDISYDLPQATPMVLMLNVHASRMGDLLEADEIKTDPLLPLHYYYDGFGNRCARVMAPKGRLRLTGRTLIADSGKQETLPVDMPQIPVQELPDETLVYLQGSRYCETDRMGNLAWSLFGKTREGWPRVLAILEWVRGHIKFDYMQARSTKSAIDAYNERTGVCRDFQHLAITFCRCMNIPARYCTGYLGDIGVPMEETPMDFSAWFEVFLGGRWHTVDARHVEPRIGRVLMARGRDAADVPLSSSFGFHRLAGFMVVTDEVAEVPRRAVEPIRAIG from the coding sequence ATGAAAATCCGTCTCGGTTACGACATCAGTTACGATCTGCCCCAGGCGACCCCGATGGTACTGATGCTGAACGTCCACGCCTCGCGCATGGGCGATCTTCTGGAAGCGGACGAGATCAAGACCGATCCCCTGCTCCCCCTGCATTACTATTACGATGGTTTCGGCAACCGCTGCGCCCGGGTGATGGCGCCGAAGGGGCGGCTTCGCCTGACCGGGCGCACCCTGATCGCCGATAGCGGCAAGCAGGAAACCCTGCCCGTCGACATGCCCCAGATCCCGGTCCAGGAACTGCCGGACGAGACCCTGGTCTATCTCCAGGGCAGCCGCTATTGCGAGACGGACCGCATGGGCAATCTGGCGTGGTCGCTGTTCGGCAAGACCCGGGAAGGCTGGCCTCGCGTCCTCGCCATCCTCGAATGGGTGCGCGGCCACATCAAGTTCGACTATATGCAGGCGCGTTCGACCAAGAGCGCCATCGATGCCTATAACGAGCGGACCGGCGTCTGCCGCGACTTCCAGCACCTCGCCATCACCTTCTGCCGCTGCATGAATATTCCGGCGCGCTATTGCACCGGCTATCTGGGCGATATCGGCGTGCCGATGGAAGAAACCCCCATGGACTTCAGCGCCTGGTTCGAGGTTTTCCTCGGCGGGCGCTGGCATACGGTCGATGCCCGCCATGTCGAGCCCCGGATCGGCCGGGTGCTGATGGCCAGGGGGCGGGATGCCGCCGATGTCCCGCTCTCCTCCTCCTTCGGCTTCCACCGCCTTGCCGGCTTCATGGTGGTGACCGACGAGGTGGCGGAAGTGCCGCGCCGGGCAGTTGAGCCGATCCGGGCGATCGGCTAG
- the purL gene encoding phosphoribosylformylglycinamidine synthase subunit PurL codes for MTQITPDIVAEHGLSPDEYQRVLDILGREPNLTELGIFSVMWSEHCSYKSSRLHLKKLPTTGPQVICGPGENAGVVDIGDGLAAVFKMESHNHPSYIEPYQGAATGVGGILRDVFTMGARPIAILDPLRFGSPEHPKTRHLVSGVVAGIGGYGNCMGIPNVGGECTFHRAYDGNILVNAMTVGIAQQDKIFYSAAAGIGNPVVYVGSKTGRDGIHGATMASAEFDEKSEEKRPTVQVGDPFVEKLLLEACLELMAGDAIVAIQDMGAAGLTSSSVEMASKGGVGIELVMDDVPQRELGMTAYEMMLSESQERMLMILKPGREDDARAIFEKWGLAFAVIGRVTDTGHLVLRHKGEVVGDIPVGPLTDQSPLYDRPWEPTPKRAAIAAADVAGTDDLGATLAALLGTPDLCSKRWIIEQYDHLVGGDTVVRPGGDAAVVRVRDTKTKGLAITTDCTPRYCFADPVEGGKQAVVETYRNITAVGGLPLAITDCMNFGNPQRPNIMGQFVGAIEGMADACRALDYPVVSGNVSLYNETMGTGVQPTPAIGGIGLLDDYTRSASIRFKAAAESILLVGDTAGWLGSSIYLREVAGSEDGAPPPVDLAVEKRNGDFVRGLIRHGEVVTCHDVADGGLLVAIAEMALAGGIGATLATPETDVPLHGYWFGEDQGRYLAAVPQDRVEAILDQARDAGVPVAVIGTTGGDAINVDGKHKATLAALKAAHEGWLPAYMAA; via the coding sequence ATGACCCAGATCACGCCCGACATCGTCGCCGAACACGGCCTGTCCCCGGACGAATACCAGCGCGTCCTCGACATCCTGGGGCGCGAGCCCAACCTGACCGAGCTTGGCATCTTCTCGGTCATGTGGTCGGAGCATTGCTCCTACAAATCGTCGCGCCTGCACTTGAAGAAACTGCCGACCACCGGCCCGCAGGTGATCTGCGGCCCGGGCGAGAATGCCGGCGTGGTCGACATCGGCGACGGTCTGGCCGCCGTCTTCAAGATGGAAAGCCACAACCACCCGTCCTATATCGAGCCCTATCAGGGCGCGGCGACGGGTGTGGGCGGCATTCTCCGCGACGTCTTCACCATGGGCGCGCGGCCGATCGCCATTCTCGATCCCTTGCGCTTCGGCTCGCCCGAGCACCCGAAGACCAGGCACCTGGTCTCGGGCGTGGTCGCCGGCATCGGCGGCTACGGCAATTGCATGGGCATCCCGAACGTGGGCGGCGAATGCACCTTCCACCGGGCCTATGACGGCAACATCCTGGTCAATGCCATGACGGTGGGCATCGCCCAGCAGGACAAGATCTTCTATTCGGCGGCGGCGGGCATCGGCAATCCGGTCGTCTACGTCGGCTCGAAGACCGGGCGCGACGGCATTCACGGCGCCACCATGGCCTCCGCCGAATTCGACGAGAAGTCGGAAGAGAAGCGCCCGACCGTGCAGGTCGGCGATCCCTTCGTCGAGAAGCTGCTGCTCGAAGCCTGCCTCGAACTGATGGCGGGCGACGCCATCGTCGCGATCCAGGACATGGGCGCGGCCGGCCTCACCTCCTCTTCCGTCGAGATGGCGTCGAAGGGCGGGGTCGGCATCGAACTGGTCATGGACGACGTGCCCCAGCGCGAACTCGGCATGACGGCCTACGAGATGATGCTCTCGGAAAGCCAGGAACGCATGCTGATGATCCTGAAGCCGGGCCGCGAGGACGACGCCCGCGCCATCTTCGAGAAATGGGGCCTCGCCTTCGCCGTCATCGGCCGGGTGACCGACACCGGCCACCTTGTGCTCCGCCACAAGGGCGAGGTGGTGGGCGACATTCCGGTCGGCCCCCTCACCGACCAGTCGCCGCTCTACGACCGGCCGTGGGAGCCGACGCCCAAGCGCGCCGCGATCGCGGCCGCGGACGTGGCCGGCACCGACGACCTGGGCGCCACCCTGGCGGCGCTGCTCGGCACGCCGGACCTGTGCTCCAAGCGCTGGATCATCGAGCAATACGACCATCTGGTCGGCGGCGACACCGTGGTGCGGCCGGGCGGCGATGCCGCGGTGGTCCGCGTCCGCGATACCAAGACCAAGGGTCTCGCCATCACCACCGACTGCACCCCGCGCTATTGCTTCGCCGATCCCGTCGAGGGCGGCAAGCAGGCGGTGGTCGAGACTTATCGCAACATCACCGCGGTCGGCGGCCTGCCGCTGGCGATCACCGACTGCATGAATTTCGGCAACCCGCAGCGCCCGAACATCATGGGCCAGTTCGTCGGCGCCATCGAGGGCATGGCGGACGCCTGCCGCGCCCTCGACTATCCGGTCGTCTCGGGCAATGTCTCGCTCTACAACGAAACCATGGGCACCGGCGTGCAGCCGACCCCGGCGATCGGCGGCATCGGCCTGCTCGACGACTATACCCGCTCCGCCTCCATCCGCTTCAAGGCGGCGGCGGAATCGATCCTGCTGGTCGGCGACACCGCAGGCTGGCTCGGCTCGTCGATCTATCTCCGCGAGGTCGCGGGCAGCGAGGACGGCGCGCCGCCGCCGGTCGACCTCGCGGTCGAGAAGCGGAACGGCGATTTCGTGCGCGGCCTGATCCGCCACGGCGAAGTGGTCACCTGCCACGACGTCGCGGACGGCGGCCTGCTCGTCGCCATCGCCGAAATGGCGCTGGCCGGCGGCATCGGCGCCACCCTGGCGACGCCGGAAACCGACGTGCCCCTGCACGGCTATTGGTTCGGCGAGGACCAGGGCCGCTATCTCGCCGCCGTGCCCCAGGACCGGGTCGAGGCGATTCTCGACCAGGCCCGGGACGCGGGCGTGCCGGTCGCCGTCATCGGCACCACCGGCGGCGACGCGATCAATGTCGACGGCAAGCACAAGGCGACGCTCGCCGCCCTGAAGGCGGCCCATGAAGGCTGGCTGCCCGCCTATATGGCGGCCTGA
- the purQ gene encoding phosphoribosylformylglycinamidine synthase subunit PurQ, protein MKAAVVVFPGSNRERDIALALERASYTKPAYVWHGDTELPAGTDLVVLPGGFSYGDYLRCGAMASLSPVMRAVKDHAARGGYVIGVCNGFQILAEAQLVPGVLMRNASLKFVCRDVHLKVEATDTAFTAGYRPGQVIRVPVAHAEGNYFADDETLNRLEGEGRVAFRYCDEAGEVTAAASPNGASRNIAGVFNDRRNVLGMMPHPENMTEAVVGGTDGALLFDSLAKALA, encoded by the coding sequence ATGAAGGCGGCCGTCGTCGTCTTCCCCGGCTCGAACCGCGAGCGCGACATCGCGCTGGCGCTCGAGCGGGCGTCCTACACCAAGCCGGCCTATGTCTGGCACGGTGACACCGAATTGCCGGCGGGCACCGACCTCGTGGTCCTGCCCGGCGGCTTTTCCTATGGCGATTACCTGCGCTGCGGCGCCATGGCCTCGCTCTCCCCGGTCATGCGCGCGGTCAAGGACCATGCGGCGCGCGGCGGCTATGTCATCGGCGTCTGCAACGGCTTCCAGATCCTGGCCGAGGCGCAGCTGGTGCCGGGCGTGCTGATGCGCAACGCCTCGCTGAAATTCGTCTGCCGCGACGTCCACCTGAAGGTGGAGGCGACCGATACCGCCTTCACCGCCGGCTACCGGCCGGGCCAGGTGATCCGCGTGCCCGTGGCCCATGCCGAGGGCAATTATTTCGCCGACGACGAGACCCTGAACCGGCTCGAAGGCGAAGGCCGGGTCGCGTTCCGCTATTGCGACGAAGCGGGCGAGGTTACCGCCGCCGCCTCGCCCAACGGCGCGTCGCGCAATATCGCCGGCGTCTTCAACGACCGGCGCAACGTCCTCGGCATGATGCCGCACCCTGAGAATATGACGGAAGCGGTCGTCGGCGGCACCGACGGCGCCCTCCTGTTCGACAGTCTCGCCAAGGCGCTCGCGTAA
- the purS gene encoding phosphoribosylformylglycinamidine synthase subunit PurS, whose product MKARVHVTLKYGVLDPQGKAIAGALGSLGFPGVNDVRQGKYLELDLAETDAETAREQVKAMCEKLLANTVIENYSIELV is encoded by the coding sequence GTGAAGGCGCGCGTCCACGTCACCCTGAAATACGGCGTTCTCGATCCCCAGGGCAAGGCGATCGCCGGCGCCCTCGGCTCCCTCGGCTTTCCGGGCGTGAACGATGTCCGCCAGGGCAAGTATCTCGAACTCGATCTGGCCGAGACCGATGCCGAGACGGCGCGCGAACAGGTCAAGGCGATGTGCGAGAAGCTGCTCGCCAACACCGTGATCGAGAATTATTCGATCGAGCTGGTGTGA
- the purC gene encoding phosphoribosylaminoimidazolesuccinocarboxamide synthase, which yields MSRRKQIYEGKAKILYEGPEPGTLVQYFKDDATAFNNQKKGTVTGKGVINNRISEYIMTLLNDIGVPTHFIRRLNMREQLIKEVEIVPLEVVVRNVAAGSLSTRLGIPEGTQLPRSIVEFFYKADELNDPMVTEEHITAFGWASPQDIDDILALALRVNDFLVGLFLGVGIRLVDFKMEFGRLWQNDEMRIILADEISPDNCRLWDIRTNEKLDKDRFRRDLGGTAEAYQEVARRLGILPEGGPRDMKGPEVMQ from the coding sequence ATGAGCCGCCGCAAGCAGATCTACGAGGGCAAGGCCAAGATCCTTTACGAGGGTCCGGAGCCGGGCACCCTGGTGCAGTATTTCAAGGACGATGCGACCGCCTTCAACAACCAGAAGAAGGGCACGGTCACCGGCAAGGGTGTGATCAACAACCGCATCTCCGAATATATCATGACCCTGTTGAACGACATCGGGGTGCCCACGCACTTCATCCGTCGCCTCAACATGCGCGAACAGCTGATCAAGGAAGTGGAGATCGTCCCCCTTGAGGTCGTGGTGCGCAATGTCGCCGCCGGCTCGCTCTCGACCCGGCTCGGCATTCCGGAGGGCACCCAGTTGCCCCGCTCGATCGTCGAATTCTTCTACAAGGCCGACGAGCTGAACGACCCGATGGTGACCGAAGAGCATATCACCGCCTTCGGCTGGGCCTCGCCCCAGGACATCGACGACATTCTGGCGCTGGCGCTGCGCGTCAACGACTTCCTGGTCGGCCTCTTCCTCGGCGTCGGCATCCGTCTCGTCGACTTCAAGATGGAATTCGGCCGCCTGTGGCAGAACGACGAGATGCGCATCATCCTGGCCGACGAGATCAGCCCGGACAATTGCCGCCTGTGGGACATCCGCACCAACGAGAAGCTGGACAAGGACCGCTTCCGTCGCGACCTCGGCGGCACGGCCGAGGCTTACCAGGAAGTGGCCCGCCGCCTCGGGATCCTGCCGGAAGGCGGCCCCCGGGACATGAAGGGCCCCGAGGTGATGCAGTAA
- a CDS encoding DUF1476 domain-containing protein has translation MSMNDREKAFEAKFAHDEEKRFRAVARRNKLLGYWAAEKLGLSGDAAESYAKDVVVADFVEAGDEDVIRKVLADFQAKGLDLTDRHIRLEIESLSAKVLAELE, from the coding sequence ATGTCCATGAACGACCGCGAAAAGGCGTTTGAAGCGAAATTCGCCCATGACGAGGAGAAGCGGTTCCGCGCCGTCGCGCGCCGGAACAAGCTGCTCGGCTATTGGGCGGCGGAAAAGCTGGGGCTTTCGGGCGATGCCGCCGAATCCTACGCCAAGGACGTGGTCGTCGCCGACTTCGTCGAGGCGGGCGACGAGGACGTGATCCGCAAGGTGCTGGCCGATTTCCAGGCCAAGGGCCTGGATCTGACCGACCGCCACATCCGCCTCGAAATCGAATCGCTGAGCGCCAAGGTGCTCGCGGAACTCGAGTGA
- a CDS encoding GNAT family N-acetyltransferase — translation MSALVIGAEAPDQPDVLALIRALDAFHSDLYPAESNHFLDLEAMTAPAVSFIVARLDGQAVGCGALLRDARGFAEIKRMYVLPEARGHGLGRKLLEALIAIADGEGIRTLRLETGIRNREALGLYRALGFIERGPFGDYAEDPNSKFMERRLG, via the coding sequence GTGAGCGCGCTCGTCATCGGGGCGGAGGCGCCCGATCAGCCCGATGTCCTCGCGCTGATTCGGGCCCTCGACGCCTTCCACAGCGATCTCTACCCGGCCGAGAGCAACCATTTCCTCGATCTCGAGGCGATGACGGCGCCGGCGGTCTCCTTCATCGTCGCGCGGCTCGACGGGCAGGCGGTCGGCTGCGGCGCCCTGCTGCGCGACGCCCGCGGCTTTGCCGAGATCAAGCGCATGTATGTGCTGCCGGAAGCCCGGGGCCACGGCCTCGGCCGGAAACTGCTGGAAGCCCTGATCGCGATCGCCGACGGGGAGGGGATCCGGACGCTGCGCCTCGAGACCGGCATCCGCAACCGCGAGGCGCTCGGCCTCTACCGCGCGCTCGGCTTCATCGAGCGCGGCCCCTTCGGCGACTATGCCGAAGATCCCAACAGCAAGTTCATGGAACGCCGGCTGGGCTGA
- a CDS encoding DUF2306 domain-containing protein produces MSLEPLLNASPAIQIHAFGALLAFGIGIGILFGPKGTVPHRFMGWLWVLIMTAVAISAFWVQELRIIGPFSPIHLLSILTLAGLPKLVLAARRHDVRAHRRMVYILFFGALVVAGAFTFLPGRIMSAVVTGG; encoded by the coding sequence ATGTCGCTGGAACCGCTGCTGAACGCATCGCCCGCCATTCAGATCCACGCCTTCGGCGCGCTGCTGGCGTTCGGGATCGGCATCGGCATCCTGTTCGGGCCGAAGGGCACGGTGCCGCACCGCTTCATGGGCTGGCTCTGGGTGCTGATCATGACCGCGGTCGCGATCAGCGCCTTCTGGGTCCAGGAACTGCGGATCATCGGGCCGTTCAGCCCCATTCACCTGCTGTCGATCCTGACCCTGGCCGGCCTGCCGAAACTGGTGCTGGCCGCGCGCCGGCACGACGTCCGGGCGCACCGCAGGATGGTCTATATCCTGTTCTTCGGCGCGCTGGTCGTCGCCGGCGCCTTCACCTTCCTGCCCGGCCGCATCATGAGCGCGGTCGTGACAGGGGGCTGA
- a CDS encoding MFS transporter: MTATSSPGEKTAGFGLFLGMAVACGIAVANLYYNQPLLALMAADLGTSHQVIGLVPTATQVGYALGLLLLVPLGDIIDRRKLILLQSGALMAALAVMALAPYVAVVLAASVAVGVASTIAQQIIPFAAAMADERSRGQVVGIVMSGLLGGILLARTVSGFVGEYFGWRAAYVLGVVLTGLLALAMARLLPRGQGGGAGPRPSYLALLASLGAVARRHPVLVKASLVQATQFWSFSAFWSTLALHLEGPAYGLGADIAGLFGILALVGVLAAPVAGRLADRYGAGAVITVGLAAVGLGFLDFTLVPGIPGLIIGVVLFDFGVQLSMVAHQARIFALEPAARSRINTVFMTTLFTAGAISSAVATVTYAAGGWLALTLSSVAVTAVGLALHLLWRPQA; this comes from the coding sequence ATGACGGCGACCTCCTCCCCAGGCGAAAAAACGGCGGGCTTCGGCCTTTTCCTCGGCATGGCGGTGGCCTGCGGCATCGCGGTCGCCAATCTTTACTACAACCAGCCGCTGCTGGCCCTGATGGCGGCGGACCTCGGTACTTCGCATCAGGTGATCGGCCTGGTGCCGACGGCGACCCAGGTCGGCTATGCCCTGGGGCTGCTGCTGCTGGTGCCGCTCGGCGACATCATCGACCGGCGGAAGCTGATCCTGCTCCAGTCGGGGGCGCTGATGGCGGCCCTGGCCGTGATGGCGCTGGCGCCCTATGTCGCGGTGGTGCTGGCGGCTTCGGTCGCGGTCGGCGTCGCCTCGACCATCGCCCAGCAGATCATCCCCTTTGCCGCGGCCATGGCGGACGAGCGCAGCCGGGGCCAGGTGGTCGGCATCGTGATGAGCGGGCTTCTGGGCGGCATCCTGCTGGCGCGCACCGTCTCGGGCTTCGTCGGCGAATATTTCGGCTGGCGCGCGGCCTATGTCCTCGGCGTGGTGCTGACCGGCCTGCTGGCGCTGGCCATGGCCCGCCTGCTGCCCCGGGGGCAGGGCGGCGGGGCGGGGCCGCGGCCTTCCTATCTCGCCCTGCTTGCCTCGCTGGGCGCGGTCGCCCGGCGCCATCCCGTGCTGGTGAAAGCGTCCCTGGTGCAGGCGACCCAGTTCTGGAGCTTTTCCGCCTTCTGGTCGACGCTGGCCCTGCATCTCGAAGGGCCCGCCTATGGCCTCGGCGCCGATATCGCCGGCCTGTTCGGCATTCTCGCCCTGGTCGGCGTGCTGGCGGCGCCGGTCGCCGGCCGGCTGGCGGACCGCTATGGCGCCGGCGCGGTGATCACGGTCGGGCTGGCGGCGGTCGGCCTCGGCTTTCTCGATTTCACCCTGGTGCCGGGCATTCCGGGCCTGATCATCGGCGTCGTGCTGTTCGATTTCGGCGTGCAATTGTCCATGGTCGCCCACCAGGCGCGCATCTTCGCCCTGGAACCGGCCGCGCGCAGCCGCATCAACACGGTGTTCATGACCACATTGTTCACGGCCGGGGCGATTTCCTCGGCCGTCGCGACGGTGACCTATGCCGCGGGGGGCTGGCTCGCCCTGACCCTGAGTTCGGTCGCGGTCACCGCGGTCGGCCTCGCCCTGCACCTGCTCTGGCGGCCGCAGGCCTAA
- a CDS encoding LysR family transcriptional regulator, with the protein MHFDVKAMLHFVVVAEEASFTRAAQRLGIAQPWLSQRIRTLEAQLGFALFERSTRRIALTDKGEAFLAVARPVAAAAEAAVHAARVLAREAGGRLRIGAPPYSARIPIRTKLVSAFIAAHPGVALEIDVGWTPVLLERVLTGSLDGMFGLGWIGHEALRVQALGTLHLELLLPGDDPLGGGGETLAPAQLRGRRVGVFPRGLYPDLYDRLFGPLAAAGAILIADPAFFDRPMETAAGVESEIVSRLALPGAAPVAGRLTRPVEGAEAVPFVFLARADNRLPALDAFSALVARV; encoded by the coding sequence ATGCATTTCGACGTCAAGGCCATGCTGCATTTCGTCGTGGTGGCGGAGGAAGCCTCCTTCACCAGGGCGGCGCAACGCCTGGGGATCGCACAGCCCTGGCTGTCGCAGCGCATCCGCACCCTAGAGGCGCAATTGGGCTTTGCCCTGTTCGAGCGCAGCACCCGGCGCATCGCCCTGACCGACAAGGGCGAGGCTTTCCTTGCCGTCGCCCGGCCGGTCGCGGCAGCGGCGGAAGCGGCGGTCCATGCCGCCCGGGTGCTGGCGCGGGAGGCCGGGGGCCGGCTGCGCATCGGCGCCCCGCCCTATTCCGCGCGGATCCCGATCCGGACGAAACTCGTCTCGGCCTTCATCGCCGCCCATCCGGGGGTGGCGCTGGAAATCGATGTCGGCTGGACGCCCGTGCTTCTCGAACGGGTGCTGACCGGCAGCCTGGACGGCATGTTCGGCCTCGGCTGGATCGGCCACGAGGCGCTGCGCGTGCAGGCCCTGGGCACCCTGCACCTTGAGCTCCTGCTGCCGGGGGACGATCCCCTGGGCGGCGGCGGTGAAACCCTGGCACCGGCGCAATTGCGCGGGCGGCGGGTCGGGGTCTTTCCCCGCGGCCTCTATCCCGATCTTTACGACCGGCTGTTCGGGCCATTGGCAGCGGCCGGGGCGATCCTGATCGCCGATCCCGCCTTTTTCGACCGGCCGATGGAAACCGCGGCGGGGGTAGAGAGCGAGATCGTCTCGCGCCTAGCCCTGCCCGGGGCGGCGCCGGTGGCGGGGCGCCTGACCCGGCCGGTCGAGGGGGCGGAAGCGGTGCCCTTCGTCTTTCTGGCGCGGGCGGACAACCGCCTGCCCGCGCTGGACGCGTTCAGCGCCCTGGTCGCCCGGGTTTAG
- a CDS encoding CaiB/BaiF CoA transferase family protein, which translates to MAKGAPRLLEGIRIVDLTSIVFGPYCTQVLADMGADVIKVEPPAGDLFRLAGRPPNTPFMGACHMTLNRGKRSITLDLKAAADAAVMRELIAGADVFIHNVRGKAMARLGFSYDDLRAAKPDLIYVHCVGFGSDGPYADLQAYDDVIQAATGTASLLSRVDGDPRPRFLPSLIADKVAGLYGAQAVLAAVIHRLRSGEGQQVEVPMFEAFTQFMLEEHLFGAVFEPETSPVGYPRQIDPERQPFPTADGHIAIVPYTEATVAIALDLVGRGDLLADPRLSSPLGRMQNIAVAYAALREATPAKTTAAWLEIFHAHGIPAMAVRDLGAIKEDPHLKAVDFFRRVDHPTEGAYVQMRPPVKFGAVGEMPVGHAPGLGQHNDEIRAELAARRRDR; encoded by the coding sequence ATGGCCAAGGGCGCGCCGCGTCTTCTCGAAGGCATTCGCATCGTCGATCTGACCTCGATCGTCTTCGGTCCCTATTGCACCCAGGTCCTGGCGGACATGGGCGCCGACGTGATCAAGGTGGAACCGCCGGCGGGCGACCTGTTCCGCCTGGCTGGCCGGCCGCCCAATACGCCCTTCATGGGCGCCTGCCACATGACCCTGAACCGGGGCAAGCGCTCCATCACCCTCGACCTGAAGGCGGCGGCGGATGCGGCGGTGATGCGCGAGCTGATCGCCGGCGCCGATGTCTTCATCCACAATGTGCGCGGCAAGGCCATGGCCCGGCTGGGTTTTTCCTACGACGACCTGCGCGCGGCAAAGCCCGACCTGATCTATGTCCATTGCGTCGGCTTCGGGTCGGACGGGCCCTATGCCGATCTTCAAGCCTATGACGACGTCATCCAGGCGGCGACCGGGACCGCCAGCCTGCTGTCCCGGGTCGACGGCGATCCCCGGCCGCGCTTCCTGCCGTCCCTGATCGCGGACAAGGTCGCCGGGCTCTATGGTGCCCAGGCGGTGCTGGCCGCCGTGATCCACAGGCTGCGCAGCGGCGAGGGCCAGCAGGTGGAAGTGCCCATGTTCGAAGCCTTCACCCAGTTCATGCTGGAGGAACATCTGTTCGGCGCCGTCTTCGAGCCGGAGACCAGCCCGGTCGGCTATCCCCGCCAGATCGACCCGGAGCGCCAGCCGTTCCCGACTGCGGACGGCCATATCGCCATCGTGCCCTATACCGAGGCGACGGTCGCCATCGCCCTCGATCTGGTCGGGCGGGGCGATCTCCTGGCCGATCCCCGCCTGTCGAGCCCGCTCGGGCGGATGCAGAACATCGCCGTCGCCTATGCCGCCCTGCGCGAGGCGACGCCGGCGAAAACCACCGCCGCCTGGCTGGAGATCTTCCACGCCCACGGCATTCCCGCCATGGCGGTGCGCGACCTCGGCGCGATCAAGGAGGACCCGCACCTGAAGGCGGTCGATTTCTTCCGCCGCGTCGACCACCCGACCGAGGGGGCTTACGTCCAGATGCGCCCGCCGGTCAAATTCGGGGCCGTGGGGGAGATGCCGGTCGGCCATGCCCCCGGCCTCGGCCAGCACAATGACGAGATCCGCGCCGAGCTTGCCGCCCGCCGCCGCGACCGGTAA
- a CDS encoding glutathione S-transferase family protein: MKLYHCAGARSFRPLWALEELGLDYELEVMPFPPRFARPGYLEVNPLGTVPAFTDGDLLMTESSAICHYLGTAHGPSDLVVGAGEADYGRYLNFLHMSDATLTFPQTIHLRYTVLEPEERRLPQAAADYAQWFASRLRGALKLMGPDYACAGRFTMADIAVGYAVLLANAIGLAAAVPPAAQDYFARVSDRDGFRRAIAKESGR; this comes from the coding sequence ATGAAACTCTATCACTGCGCCGGTGCGCGCTCGTTCCGGCCGCTCTGGGCGCTCGAGGAACTCGGGCTCGACTACGAGCTTGAAGTCATGCCCTTTCCGCCGCGCTTCGCTCGCCCGGGCTATCTCGAGGTCAATCCCCTGGGCACCGTGCCGGCCTTCACGGACGGTGACCTGCTGATGACGGAATCGAGCGCGATCTGCCATTACCTGGGCACCGCCCATGGGCCGAGCGATCTCGTCGTCGGGGCGGGGGAGGCGGACTATGGCCGCTATCTCAATTTCCTGCACATGTCGGATGCGACCCTGACCTTCCCGCAGACGATCCACCTGCGTTACACGGTCCTGGAACCGGAGGAGCGCCGCCTGCCCCAGGCCGCGGCCGATTACGCCCAATGGTTCGCCTCGCGCCTGCGCGGGGCGCTGAAGCTGATGGGGCCGGACTATGCCTGTGCCGGGCGCTTTACCATGGCCGATATCGCGGTCGGTTACGCGGTGCTGCTGGCCAATGCGATCGGGCTTGCGGCGGCGGTGCCGCCGGCGGCCCAGGATTATTTCGCCCGGGTCAGCGACCGCGACGGCTTCCGCCGGGCCATCGCTAAGGAGAGCGGCCGATGA